The Brassica napus cultivar Da-Ae chromosome C7, Da-Ae, whole genome shotgun sequence genomic interval GAGGCTGTGTACACATTTCCTCTTAGTGTTGGAAATGTGTTTAGGTCTTTTGGACTTTCTCATGAAATTGTTAGAAGAAGATTTCCTATACGTCATGTGCACATTAGTAATGAAATTGTAGAGTTTGATATTTTAATCAATGATTTACTTTCTATTATCAATATACGAAAAATAAATAGACAataagaaaactaaaatttcttttactttttactaGGTTTCAAGTTTTAGAACCTCTGCACAAGATTCTCCATGAATCATGAGAACTGATTCTGGAAAGGAATTTGTTCTTATTTTTCATGTTGAAAAGTATTATGTAGATCAtatagtttcttttttaaagaaaaaaaaatttcatatatttaagttgttttcAAACTCAGGTTGATGTTCGATCCATATGCTAAAGTTGTATATGACTATCTCAGATTAATAAAAAGCACCGTAAAATCTAAAGTGTGAATGTATATTGTAGGTGCACATACGGTATACCTTTCCAAGCTAGCACATTTTTTTCAAGAGGATTTTGGTGagttttctattaaaaaaaacacctATGTAACACCTTAAAATGCCACCTTATCAACGCTTATTATTataagataaattttttataatatctatTGGTGTGTATgctttttgaaattgtttaagCAAATTTGATACACTATCAAGAGTTACAGAAATTACATTATCAGATTAGCTTAATACTAATtctgtaaaaatacaaaatttatataaaatctcTGTCTGCGGCATAACGCGGGTATTAACCTAGTTTATATATCAATGAGTTGATAGTTGAACACTTTGGATTAGATACGTAACTTTAGATTGAACACATTTTTTCAAGAGGATTTTGGTGagttttctattaaaaaacCACCTATGTAACACCTTAAAATGCCACCTTATCAACGCTTATTATTAtaagataaatttttataatatctatTGGTGTGTATgctttttgaaattgtttaagCAAATTTGATACACTATCAAGAGTTGCAGAAATTACACTTTAGATCTAATAATGATGTACCTGTAAAGGCCGACACAGGATGATCCGctagttttctttttataaattgtaaatACCATTACCATCTAATGAGCAAAAGTACAAGAACATCACATAATGCAACTTGAGAACAAAATTGCTTGATAAAGCAAAATGCTTGTACAAGCCCCCAAAAAGTTTTAAAAGGCTTGTAGAAACTCATAGGACTAATCTAAGGATGTTCCTAGCTTAATGCTACCCAAATTGAAGTGAAGGCTAGGCACAAAACCTATGTGGAAATAAAATGGATGATCTACTACAAATAGTGCCACTGCCCTTTATTGTCGTCAACACATAGTTTTTACAATCATTGCACGTTTAACATACATGCATACGTGATTGCGACTTATGTATCATTTTCTCTCTCTGAATATCATCTCGCTATAAGATTTCATTCAGTAAATTAAATTTACTAGTCCCATTtaatttaacaaaaagaaatgCTCGTCCAAATTAACCAATACCAATACCACTATCACTagatatgtgttttttttttttggaacacatcactagatatgtgtatatatgggaaatttaaaattaattaacgtATCATTACATAGAACACGATACTTAGAGCTTGTTCATTCAGGGCTCTTAAGTATGGCTCTTAAGCTAAtaagtaattaaaataaatgaaaaatggtaattaattTAGGAATCAGGTCTTAATTAAGCGTTTCAAGACACGCTTCTTAGTGGACGCGTGTTGATAGGGCATTGGAGATGTAATTTTGGTCGGTGAAGAAAACTTCAACCCGACGAAGGATGTGTTCTCTCTTCCCCGAAGTCGACGATGACCACACTACCATACGCCGACGTCGATTGCAACCTCGGAGCTTTAGCCGGCCGCGCCAAGGGTTTCGGCCGCTTCGCCGTCGGTGGTCTCCACGGCGATCTCTGCGTCGTCACCTCTCTCGTAGGTTTGACCGACAATCGTTGAACATATCTAGTCTATTGATTGCGTGATTGATTGTTAGATGATGGACCTGGATCTCTCCTCGAATGAGGTAGGAGGAAAGAGCCGTTATGGATTCTCTAATCCTCTCTGTCTTGGcgtgctctctctctctctctgtctctccatAGTTCCGTAAAACTTCTCACTTTCACAGTTTGTGTCTGTGCAATAATGGCCATGTCTGAGCTTTCAACCCCCAAAACGACGTCGCCTTTCCTCCGCTCTTCGTCTCAGCTTCGCCTCTCCTCCAAGTTGCATCTTTCAAACCAGTTtcgccatcttcttcttcctccacctCTCCACACAACTTCCATCTCCAAATCTCTTGCTCTGTTTTCTCAGAAGTAAGTCTCTTTACACTCTTCAAATAAAGTTTCAACCTTTATCTGATCATATGCTTGTTTTGAATTTATGTTAAAAGTAGCCAAGCACCTGTCGCGGTTCAAGAAAATGGGTCGGTGAAGACGAAGAAAGAGTGTTATGGAGTGTTCTGCCTCACCTATGACCTCAAAGCTGTAATCTTTACTTTCTCTCTGTTTCAGTTGTAAAGTTTCAACCTTTAAAACTCTTTGGTTCTTTGATTTTGAGTTCCCAAACGTGTGTGTTTACAAGAGGAGGAGACTTAATCATGGAAGAAGATGATCAATATCGCAGTCTCAGGTGCTGCAGGCATGATTTCAAACCACCTTCTCTTCAAAGTAAGTCCTTCCTTTAGATTTGATTACTTTACTTACCAatcatttgatcttatcttatTGTTTTCCTTGTGTAGCTTGCTTCAGGTTCAGTGTTAGGACCAAACCAGCCCATTGCTTTGAAACTTCTTGGATCAGAGAGATCAATCCAAGCCCTCGAAGGTGTTGCAATGGAGCTGGAGGATTCCGTGTTCCCCTTGTTGAGAGAAGTTGATATAGGAACATATCCATATGAAGTGTTTCAAGATGTGGACTGGGCTCTTCTGATTGGTGCAAAGCCTTGAGGACTTGGAATGGAACGTGCTTTGTTCTGACCAAATATAACGTATACATATTTCTCCTTGATGAGAGTCTATTATAGTCTCGTTTGAGTTACTTCTATTGTCCTCTCTCTGTATAtgcttttttttaagaatccttAATTGGGTTCTACCATTGGAGCACTCAAAATCATTGTTTCTTAACAAAAgttcttaactttttattacttatatatTCACTAAGAACCCAATTAGAGGTTTCCCCATTGAACATGCTCTTAGACCATCTTACAAGAACCAAACGAACTCCACGTACAAGACCACACTTATTCATTATTATATTGAAAACACCTTAATAAGTAAATTGAGATAGTGATGActtgatggtgatggtgatggtaATTGTGATTGTGATGTTGATTAAGCTTTGTGGACGTGCTCCTGCATCTCAGCAACCATGCTCTTGACGAGTTTCATGTAGCTACTTGGTTCGGGGACTTCATCGTTGCGCTTCTCCCAGATCATGGTGATTTTTCCGACGCAACTATCTTCAGTCTTGGGAATAAATTGGACGACGATGTCACAAACCTTGAAATGCTCCATCACGTGACCTTCAAGTCCTCTAGCCGTCATTGTTTTATTCTCATCgtctatctctctcttctccttgtATACCTCCTGTTTTCCATCTTTATATGCATGTGgtcattaattaaatttaggTCATGTTCATATGCAATGACACACTTATGAGCTGCTGTATATTTAAACTTAGATGTGtcgtatatataaaatattaaatgtatattgAGAAAATTAGAAggtataagtaaataaataccCAACGTGTAGTTCCAAATCTTGATACCCCCGTGAGAGTCCCATTCGCCCTCGTGAACGGTAACATTTTGAATGTGGTGGCCAATGGTATCAGGGAAGAGATGATTCTCGCTCTTCCACCTCTTGTAGTGTTTCTCCGCGGTCCCTTTTAAAGGAACCTCCGTCACGTATGTTCCCGACGTCGCCATTTCTCTCTCTTGTTTTAAAGCTTCAACTCTccttttttggtttgtttgatgAAATAACTCTTGTCTTCGCCATGATTTATATAGTGAATGTGACAGTCAAAACATGGTTTCTACCGTCTCTTTGATCaatcatttttcaaaaatcCATCATTTGATAGGGCCTGCTAGAATCTTCGGTTCTTTTATTTTAACAGAAATTAATGAGCTACATAAATGAAACCACCTTTCAAGGGTAATCAAATTCACGATCGCATTATCAATGTAGGTAGTAGTTGGCACGggattgttttaatatataaccaATCATTCCCATACACACATTTATCGTGTGTAtttcttctcctttttctttgAGTAGCTTTTTGACACCATTTAAATTTACTACACAGATTGATAATTTTTTCACCTCTTGTTGGACTATAATGAAGTTCCACTTCCAACGGAATTCGAGCGGAATCCAAACCTTTTAGAGTGCTCATTCGTTACGTTTCACAACTGTTGTGCAACTTTCAGATCATTCTCACTTGCATATGGTGCATTCTGCAGCATTTTCTTAAAGTTGGTAATTAACTGCGTTTGAATGCTTCGTTAGTATTTTAGAGAAACTCGAGATGGCTAAGCTCCAAATATTGAGAATGAGCGAAACAAACTGAAACAAACCACCAAAAGCTCTCTTATCTCCTCATCAAAACACCAATGTAAAGAGCTTTTTGTTTCTCCTGTTTCGTAACTAGACTTTAGGTCAAACTGTCCTCttttacaaatttgtttttggGTAATAGACATAAGTCCGTTTTCATATGGAAGCTGTGTCGTGGCGCCCTTCCATTGGGAACTAATCTTCAGGGCCATGGGATTATCACAGACGGCTCTTGCCCACACTGCACTCAGCCGGAAACAGCCCTGCATCTGTTCTTCCTTTGCCCTTTCGCAAAACAAGTGTGGAACCTTGCTCCTTTCCACTCAGTACCGGACTTCGCCACAGCCACCTCACTCCATGATTGCTTTGCATTCATATCGACTCTGCGATGCTTACCGCCAACGGGTATTTCAAGCAACCTCTCCCCGTGGATCCTCTGGGGGATCTGGACATCACGAAACCTGCTTTTGTTTGAGAACAAGTCAGTTACGGCGCGATCTATGGTAGTGAATGCAGTGGTAGCAGCTCGCGAATGGCTACTTGCGCAGGTGGTAAACACAACAAAGAGCTCTCCTACACAAACAGGTAATAAGACACCCCCTACCAACCCTGATGTGATCTACTGCAATACGGATGCGGCATGGTCTGTTTCAAGAAGAGCagtgtgataacccgcccttcgggATAAGAATGGTCGAGACAGAAGATTGGCCGAACATCAACTTGGTGGTCAAATCGCGGGCGGtaaagatcgatcgggaaatttcgaagcacgaggtggtcgaagaattgatcgTGAGTGAAttatgagtcgaataagctaCTCggccatagttagaagatgttaTAGATTGATGAAACTGACGTTTTAGAAGCATAACATtcttggaagcacgacggtttagaagctcgatgTTTTAGAAGAATGATGTTTCTTCAGTATGAAGTTTTCCGCTGAACTTCGTGAcagcggaatattatttcgaagacattggaagcaggacgggaattaatcAGGACGGGAatcaagcacgacgggatcgaagcacgacgggaaaacccaaaATTAGACAAAAACCcaaatttcggtattatgcaaGTCTTCGATGAAGCCGAAGGATCGAGAAATATTTACGGCCAAGGTCAGAGTtcagattggagtttattaaaaatattaaactcatctGAACGGGAGCAGAAAAATATTTGGAGTTAATCGCGGATCAGAAAATTGCCGGAATGACTGAAATCAAGCGAatgaaccgagaagctcgaggtggctcattgcatgggttcagaacgtggtgtcaaccatctaacaagctgagtgtctacagaagctcgaggtgtcgtcgtgcatggaagctgtacatgcagcctaacatgtagaagcacgaggtggatcgaccaagcacgaggtgtctccgcgcatgcaaccgaagcatgctgatcgacatgtgtgtgctgCTGTGGCGCATTGCATGAGTTCTAGTCATGCatcctgacatctgggaggagtggtggcgtcctgcatgtgtcctggacatgcagccagccatgtggagcacgaggtgccgtcGCACATGCGTCCGgtgccatgcgaagcgacacacgggctgccaccaacctgaagctgattggttgGTGTCTTCTATAAATAGCCCACGAACCCAGCTTATTTcatcacatccagacctgtccaaaccaccTTAAAAACgtgagaaaaaatagaaaaagaaagcaagagtTTCCGATCTATTTCGAGAATTTTAGAGAGATTgcgaggtcagttctctactgatttcgagtcagtgCCTAGGGATGTTTTTGTCCAACTGAATTCGTCCAGGCCACtcagttcctttgatgatcaagtggagatgctgtccggagttagttcagttctacgggttcagatcagtcgaagttctgctcgatactccgccgggaagtccggagaactgtccagaagctagaggaggttaTGTCTGAGTCCAGATCAGCTTGTCGAGGCCtatcagtttcttcatggtgaagccgaggttctgtccaagtcgagatcaGTTCAGTCCAGTCTATTCAAGTcgtccattgggttttggccaagtcctctccgatcaaccagttgcttctcgcctagaacactatGAGTTGGCTTGTTTGAATTCCAcatggaatttagggtagattgagtctgcatatagattagaattatcacgctattgaatggtagagtccttagggttattttatttatggaaccaaACTCattttagcaagggctaagctgagatgaatggaattaagactgagttgataACTTGATTAGGACTaggactaggatgcatcatgttttatattcttgtgtgttgatatggttgagtgcaggttcccgttatctttaaagatagtttcataGCAGGAGGCTGAACTATCTGAgcaacggtttgattgagttgtttagtattgatattattgtttaattgTTGGTGTTAgtggtcttaggccatataggccgaaTTACTGGTTGGTTACtcttgtagagtcgagtgtctagttaggatctggaactttagccttaggttaggttctagattgagtttgtgttgtgtgagtgttgccgacagtatgtgcgtaacccgcccatactaggcttgtttgGGGTtgactagtgtttcctcggcctcgtattcagcgggttcaaggaaaccccttattcgctggatcgggaagactcagagagacggtatcatggcctatggctgagtgattacacgacggtgtaatttGGCAGTGACTCGAAGGACTGTGaactgtcgcgcggtgacccgaatgactgtgggccgcggtcggttgaaagttccttcttctggcctttgtggtaggaaaataggatattgccgatagagaggaggaacacgaagtcaccagggcccaggttagagtgttgtgttagtgtgtcgtagagggttatggaaccctcgagttaatgtagcaccgatatacggtgttacgagtaagatcgagtcattggtagttactatcttattattgttgtggttgtggttgttgactgatttgtttgcaggttctgatattaagtcctaagtctggtttaggtatcggattaggcttggtgtgtatttggttagtgtaggcctgacgttggcatGTATGTGTTTGaaggattgcttgtgaagggtggtggatattaaagctatgcggtatcattggttgggcgatcatgttcttgtataatctaagtgtctaacactacatgagtattgaactcaagcgtatatatggttaactagggattgattgttgacttgttttaatgcaggttcctgttacttgaagctagattatggcaggaggccaagtctaacttagtaacggtttgcttagccttagcttttattgcatgctagacctagattgattgttattttggattgtctgggttagagtctaggttgcgggtagaggccgccagctcactgagtaatactagattactcatccaactccgttgtcctttttgcaggtcgctttagataaggatgattggatagcatggtgttggacgttaggaccgccggtg includes:
- the LOC125590088 gene encoding MLP-like protein 328 is translated as MATSGTYVTEVPLKGTAEKHYKRWKSENHLFPDTIGHHIQNVTVHEGEWDSHGGIKIWNYTLDGKQEVYKEKREIDDENKTMTARGLEGHVMEHFKVCDIVVQFIPKTEDSCVGKITMIWEKRNDEVPEPSSYMKLVKSMVAEMQEHVHKA